The following proteins come from a genomic window of Corallococcus sp. NCRR:
- a CDS encoding tetratricopeptide repeat protein has protein sequence MSTGRVMGLAARGVLLAVWGCVLGVSCVKRPVDYAREQARTLAPAKLESSSQPSTGPVRKIRVRVYADSDYREQVVRWRSSVVSQLQRASAVMQGPLGVVFELESTREWAHRGVEGELEGSLTALELTDPGEDVDLVVGFVSALKLFSSAQHELGMARLFGRHCVLREMGNPEEVRAIMESLIHLPQEERQTLYQERKMHKETSVFLHEWAHTLGAFHVRNSHWMMFPNYAPSQGSFAPQTLALLKTSLPHASAGRRDDAAARAWATELGALLASTASPDWEGPEKEAVVEWLAKVREGKAPLVVHQPQAPLPPEDRRRLEQILALEKEGRVEVAAQQMEPLARRHPEDFFVQRLACYLDTRVAPKLPATREKCEAVAEKFPSEPAPLFHLATLALQQGQHVEAQGQLVRARQRMDANPGTPPEFWGDLAAFFKETSSVTWAEQAIQKAGNDSRAEPLRTWARQARRWKALPVDASVSGIAVEREGEFIRAAKDVEDSLDKGPATKAQARLTWLRREFPRAAVLHVLDCEIHMRAGRVGPAKAACRQAVAAHEEAVQAHFILGWLASTSGPREEARAHLERVVALEPLHKQAWQLLAEQYRAVGMAEALKTLQGRYREQFAQELR, from the coding sequence AAGCGACCCGTGGACTACGCGCGGGAACAGGCGCGAACCCTCGCGCCCGCGAAGTTGGAGTCCTCGTCGCAGCCCTCGACGGGGCCGGTCCGGAAGATTCGGGTCCGGGTCTACGCGGACTCGGACTATCGGGAGCAGGTGGTGCGCTGGCGAAGCAGCGTCGTGTCCCAGTTGCAGCGCGCGAGCGCGGTGATGCAGGGGCCGCTGGGCGTTGTCTTCGAGCTTGAGTCGACGCGCGAGTGGGCGCATCGAGGTGTCGAGGGCGAGCTGGAGGGTTCGCTGACCGCGCTGGAGCTCACAGATCCGGGCGAGGACGTGGACCTGGTGGTCGGCTTCGTCTCCGCGCTCAAGCTCTTCTCCTCCGCGCAGCATGAGCTGGGCATGGCCCGGCTGTTCGGGCGCCACTGCGTGCTGCGCGAGATGGGAAACCCGGAGGAGGTCCGCGCCATCATGGAGTCGCTGATCCACCTGCCCCAGGAGGAGCGGCAGACGCTCTACCAGGAGCGGAAGATGCACAAGGAGACGTCCGTCTTCCTCCACGAGTGGGCGCACACGCTGGGGGCATTCCACGTGCGCAACTCGCACTGGATGATGTTCCCGAACTACGCACCGAGTCAGGGGTCCTTCGCACCGCAGACCCTGGCGTTGCTCAAGACCAGCCTTCCCCATGCCTCGGCGGGGCGTCGCGATGACGCCGCAGCGCGGGCCTGGGCGACCGAGCTGGGTGCACTGCTGGCCTCGACGGCCTCGCCGGACTGGGAGGGACCGGAGAAGGAGGCGGTCGTCGAATGGCTCGCGAAGGTCCGCGAGGGCAAGGCGCCGCTGGTCGTTCACCAGCCCCAGGCCCCCCTGCCTCCGGAGGACCGGCGCCGACTCGAACAAATCCTCGCGCTCGAGAAGGAGGGCCGCGTGGAGGTCGCCGCCCAGCAGATGGAGCCCCTCGCGCGACGCCACCCGGAGGACTTCTTCGTCCAAAGGCTGGCCTGCTACCTGGACACGCGTGTCGCCCCCAAGCTGCCGGCGACCCGGGAGAAGTGCGAGGCAGTCGCCGAGAAATTCCCCTCCGAGCCCGCTCCCTTGTTCCACCTCGCGACCCTGGCCCTCCAACAGGGGCAGCACGTGGAGGCGCAAGGCCAGCTCGTGCGAGCGCGGCAACGGATGGACGCGAACCCTGGAACACCGCCGGAATTCTGGGGAGACCTCGCGGCCTTCTTCAAGGAGACCTCCTCGGTCACATGGGCGGAGCAGGCCATCCAGAAGGCGGGCAATGACTCTCGGGCCGAGCCTCTGCGGACCTGGGCTCGGCAGGCTCGACGCTGGAAGGCACTGCCAGTGGATGCCTCCGTGAGCGGTATCGCGGTGGAGCGGGAGGGAGAGTTCATCCGCGCGGCGAAGGACGTCGAGGATTCGCTCGATAAGGGGCCGGCGACGAAGGCGCAGGCACGACTCACCTGGCTGAGGCGGGAGTTCCCGCGCGCGGCGGTGCTGCACGTGTTGGACTGCGAAATCCACATGCGCGCTGGCAGGGTGGGACCTGCGAAAGCGGCGTGTCGGCAGGCCGTGGCCGCGCACGAGGAGGCGGTGCAGGCGCACTTCATCCTGGGGTGGCTGGCCTCCACGTCGGGTCCCCGCGAGGAGGCGCGTGCGCACCTGGAGCGTGTCGTGGCGCTGGAACCCTTGCACAAACAGGCGTGGCAGCTCCTGGCGGAGCAGTACCGCGCCGTGGGGATGGCGGAGGCGCTGAAGACGCTCCAGGGGCGCTATCGTGAGCAGTTCGCCCAGGAACTGCGCTGA
- a CDS encoding glutathione S-transferase family protein, translating to MKLYFHPLSGNSRRVLLVAAHLDIPLERIVVDLTTGKQRESSYLGINPNGRVPVLDDGGFVLWESRAIMVYLAEKTPGQTLLPTDAQGRADVNRWLFWCSAHMAPANTVLVQENFVKQRTGRGPPDPAEVARGEALVAQYAPVLDSHLAGRTWVVQERLTLADLSLAASFALAGPARLPIEGYANLRAWLGRVQELEAWQRTAPPMPPPAARG from the coding sequence TTGAAGCTCTACTTCCACCCCCTGTCCGGAAACTCGCGCCGCGTGCTGCTCGTGGCCGCCCACCTCGACATTCCCCTCGAGCGCATCGTCGTGGACCTCACCACGGGCAAGCAGCGCGAGTCGTCGTACCTGGGCATCAACCCCAACGGGCGCGTCCCCGTCCTGGACGACGGCGGCTTCGTGCTCTGGGAGTCGCGAGCCATCATGGTGTACCTCGCGGAGAAGACCCCGGGGCAGACCCTGCTCCCGACGGACGCGCAGGGCCGCGCCGACGTGAACCGCTGGCTGTTCTGGTGCTCGGCCCACATGGCCCCGGCGAACACCGTGCTCGTCCAGGAGAACTTCGTGAAGCAGCGCACCGGCCGAGGGCCGCCGGACCCCGCCGAGGTCGCGCGCGGCGAGGCCCTCGTCGCGCAGTACGCGCCCGTGCTGGACTCGCATCTGGCGGGCAGGACGTGGGTTGTTCAGGAGCGACTGACGCTCGCGGACCTCTCGCTCGCCGCGTCGTTCGCCCTCGCGGGCCCGGCGCGCCTGCCCATCGAAGGCTACGCGAACCTCCGGGCCTGGCTGGGGCGCGTGCAGGAACTGGAGGCGTGGCAGCGCACCGCGCCCCCCATGCCGCCGCCGGCCGCCCGGGGCTGA
- a CDS encoding UBP-type zinc finger domain-containing protein, translated as MKKACSHLEATEHHRTAPIHPSGHGCVECLKDGGDWLHLRMCLTCGHVGCCDDSPSRHATRHFHESAHPVIKSFEPGEDWAWCYVDEQFVERIPTFPGESPPVHYSAPTSAP; from the coding sequence ATGAAGAAGGCATGTTCCCACCTGGAAGCGACCGAGCATCACCGGACGGCTCCCATCCATCCCAGCGGCCACGGTTGCGTGGAGTGTCTGAAGGACGGAGGGGACTGGCTTCATCTCCGGATGTGCCTGACCTGCGGACACGTGGGCTGCTGCGACGACTCGCCGTCACGCCACGCGACCCGGCACTTCCACGAAAGCGCGCACCCGGTCATCAAATCGTTCGAGCCCGGAGAGGACTGGGCCTGGTGCTACGTGGATGAGCAGTTCGTCGAGCGGATCCCCACCTTCCCGGGTGAGTCGCCCCCGGTGCACTACTCGGCCCCCACGAGCGCGCCGTAG
- a CDS encoding peroxidase family protein yields MFATVVVGSAAHAQEFTSEEADTESLHTQYRSIDGTGNNLAHPRWGATEEHLLRGPTGAHYADGVSAMGGTGRPSPRDVSNALFQQDVSIPNEHQISDFIWTWGQFLDHDFSLTEGANESVPVPVPLCDAYMDVLCTGTQMIPFRRSVYDPATGDGPNNPRQQFNEITGYLDGSNVYGSDAARAAWLRTFQGGRLKVTHTSRGDLLPYNDGTQPNAGSPEQPDLSTDLFVGGDIRANEQPTLAVMHTLFVREHNWQAARIARENPRFSDEQIYQAARRIVIAELQHITYTEFLDALLGPHALRPYRGYDPRVNAGIAQNFSTAAYRLGHTLLSPFILRLNEDGSPVAEGPLSLRDAFFSATPPLLENGGIEPFLRGVAAQKAQDLDRFMIDDVRSFLFGPAGAGGLDLLSLNLQRGRDHGLPDFNTVRAELGLRKYKRFSQITDDAQAAQALEQLYGSVDNIDVFAGMFVEKDVPGGIVGETLRAALVEQFERTRAGDRFWYERSLNLFDLLRVKTTRLSDIIRRNTSIRKIQNEVFYVK; encoded by the coding sequence ATGTTCGCCACGGTTGTCGTTGGTTCCGCCGCGCACGCGCAGGAGTTCACCAGCGAGGAGGCAGACACCGAATCGCTGCACACGCAGTACCGCTCCATTGATGGGACGGGCAACAACCTGGCCCACCCGAGGTGGGGCGCGACGGAGGAGCACCTGCTGCGCGGGCCGACCGGTGCGCACTACGCGGATGGCGTCTCCGCGATGGGCGGCACTGGACGCCCCAGCCCGCGCGACGTCAGCAACGCGCTCTTCCAGCAGGACGTCTCCATCCCGAACGAGCACCAGATCAGCGACTTCATCTGGACCTGGGGGCAGTTCCTCGACCACGACTTCAGCCTCACCGAGGGCGCCAACGAGTCCGTGCCAGTGCCCGTGCCGCTGTGCGACGCATACATGGACGTGCTCTGCACCGGGACGCAGATGATTCCCTTCCGGCGCTCCGTCTATGACCCGGCCACTGGCGACGGACCCAACAACCCGCGCCAGCAGTTCAATGAGATCACGGGCTACCTGGATGGGTCGAACGTGTACGGCTCGGATGCGGCGCGCGCCGCCTGGCTGCGCACGTTCCAGGGCGGCCGGCTCAAGGTGACGCATACCTCCCGTGGCGACCTGCTGCCCTACAACGACGGCACGCAGCCGAACGCGGGGTCCCCCGAGCAGCCGGACCTGTCCACCGACCTGTTCGTCGGCGGAGACATCCGCGCCAACGAGCAGCCCACGCTGGCCGTCATGCACACGCTGTTCGTGCGCGAGCACAACTGGCAGGCGGCGCGCATCGCGCGGGAGAACCCCCGCTTCTCCGACGAGCAGATCTACCAGGCCGCGCGGCGCATCGTGATCGCGGAGCTCCAGCACATCACCTACACCGAGTTCCTCGATGCCCTGCTGGGGCCCCACGCGCTCCGGCCCTACCGCGGCTACGACCCCCGTGTGAACGCGGGCATCGCGCAGAACTTCTCGACCGCCGCCTACCGGCTCGGCCACACGCTGCTCAGCCCCTTCATCCTGCGGCTCAACGAGGACGGCTCGCCGGTCGCCGAGGGGCCGCTGTCGCTGCGCGATGCGTTCTTCAGCGCGACGCCGCCCCTGTTGGAGAACGGCGGCATCGAGCCGTTCCTGCGCGGTGTCGCCGCCCAGAAGGCGCAGGATCTGGACCGTTTCATGATCGACGACGTGCGCAGCTTCCTCTTCGGCCCGGCGGGCGCGGGTGGCCTGGACCTCCTCTCGCTGAACCTCCAGCGTGGGCGCGACCACGGCCTGCCGGACTTCAACACGGTGCGCGCGGAGCTGGGGTTGAGGAAGTACAAGCGCTTCTCGCAGATCACCGATGACGCGCAGGCCGCCCAGGCGCTGGAGCAGCTGTACGGGAGCGTCGACAACATCGACGTGTTCGCGGGCATGTTCGTCGAGAAGGACGTGCCGGGCGGCATCGTCGGCGAGACGCTGCGGGCGGCGCTCGTGGAGCAGTTCGAGCGCACCCGCGCGGGGGACCGCTTCTGGTACGAGCGGTCGCTGAACCTCTTCGATCTCCTGCGGGTGAAGACGACGCGGCTGTCCGACATCATCCGGCGCAACACCAGCATCCGGAAGATCCAGAACGAAGTCTTCTACGTGAAGTAG